In the Quercus lobata isolate SW786 chromosome 5, ValleyOak3.0 Primary Assembly, whole genome shotgun sequence genome, one interval contains:
- the LOC115991748 gene encoding 26S proteasome regulatory subunit 7-like — MAPEADHDIKDDDEKNPRPLDEDDIALLKTYGLGPYSTSIKKVEKEIKEMAKKVNDLCGIKESDTGLAAPSQWDLVSDKQMMQEEQPLQVARCTKIINPNTEDAKYVINVKQIAKFVVGLGDKVSPTDIEEGMRVGVDRNKYQIQIPLPPKIDPSVTMMTVEEKPDVTYNDVGGCKEQIEKMREVVELPMLHPEKFVKLGIDPPKGVLCYGPPGTGKTLLARAVANRTDACFIRVIGSELVQKYVGEGARMVRELFQMARSKKACIVFFDEVDAIGGARFDDGVGGDNEVQRTMLEIVNQLDGFDARGNIKVLMATNRPDTLDPALLRPGRLDRKVEFGLPDMESRTQIFKIHTRTMNCERDIRFELLARLCPNSTGADIRSVCTEAGMFAIRARRKTVTEKDFLDAVNKVIKGYQKFSATPKYMVYN, encoded by the exons ATGGCGCCGGAAGCCGATCACGATATCAAGGACGATGATGAGAAGAATCCTCGGCCTCTCGACGAGGATGATATTGCTCTGCTTAAAACATAT GGTTTGGGTCCCTATTCTACTAGTATCAAAAAAGTAGAGAAGGAAATTAAGGAAATGGCTAAGAAGGTCAATGATTTGTGTG GTATTAAGGAGTCTGACACTGGCTTAGCTGCACCGAGCCAGTGGGATCTGGTATCCGATAAGCAGATGATGCAGGAGGAGCAGCCTCTCCAG GTAGCAAGATGTACAAAGATCATCAATCCAAACACTGAAGATGCCAAATATGTAATAAATGTTAAGCAAATTGCAAAG TTTGTTGTTGGGTTGGGTGACAAAGTTTCCCCAACTGACATAGAAGAAGGCATGCGTGTGGG GGTTGATCGCAACAAATATCAGATCCAAATTCCCTTGCCTCCAAAAATTGATCCGAGTGTGACTATGATGACAGTTGAGGAAAAGCCTGACGTGACATATAATGATGTTGGTGGTTGCAAGGAACAAATTGAAAAGATGCGAGAG gttgTTGAGCTGCCAATGCTTCATCCGGAGAAATTTGTCAAGCTTGGAATTGATCCTCCTAAAGGTGTCCTCTGCTATGGTCCTCCAGGAACGGGTAAAACACTTCTAGCTAGAGCAGTGGCAAATAGAACTGATGCTTGTTTTATTCGTGTTATTGGGAGTGAGCTTGTTCAGAAATATGTTGGTGAGGGAGCTCGGATGGTTCGAGAACTTTTCCAG ATGGCACGTTCAAAGAAAGCCTGCATTGTATTTTTTGATGAAGTAGATGCCATTGGAGGGGCTCGTTTTGATGATGGCGTAGGTGGGGATAATGAAGTCCAAAGAACAATGCTGGAAATTGTCAATCAACTTGATGGTTTTGATGCACGTGGAAACATCAAAGTTCTAATGGCTACAAATAG GCCCGATACGCTAGATCCAGCACTTTTACGGCCTGGACGATTGGATCGTAAGGTTGAGTTTGGCCTTCCTGATATGGAGAGTCGGACACAAATATTTAAGATCCACACACGAACCATGAACTGTGAAAGAGATATCCGATTTGAACTTTTGGCTCGGCTTTGCCCAAATTCCACCG GTGCCGATATAAGGAGCGTGTGCACAGAAGCTGGCATGTTTGCCATCCGAGCACGGAGGAAGACTGTGACAGAGAAAGACTTCCTTGATGCAGTGAACAAGGTCATCAAGGGATACCAGAAGTTCAGTGCAACACCCAAGTACATGGTCTACAACTGA
- the LOC115991586 gene encoding O-fucosyltransferase 36-like — protein sequence MERDSSSSDEDDDRQNLIEQNDTKHHYSPPPAQNQDQPPSTFHISVNDFHLDTIRRRFLHFLHNKRCLFAILLPLLILILFFSTDLRHLFSFSSDLRLDSLSSRDRMRESELQALYLLKQQQLGLFTLWNHTHTLPLPKSNSNSTSTSNYSQSDLNLAVLNQISLNRQIQQILLSPHRTGDSSEPIDVSDPRFGFDTCAKVGQKNKNERRTIEWKPKPNKYLFAICLSGQMSNHLICLEKHMFFAALLNRVLVIPSSKFDYQYDRVLDFDHINKCLGRKVIISFEDLLEAKKNHLHVDRLFCYFSLPQPCYLDEEHIKKLKSIGVSMGKPEPIWKEDIRNPNKRTVQDVESKFSSDEDVIAIGDVFFADLEQDWVMQPGGPIAHQCKTLIEPSRLIMLTAQRFVQTFLGKNFVALHFRRHGFLKFCNVKTHSCFFPIPQAADCITQVVEKAGAPVIYLSTDAAESETSLLQSLVVLNGKAVPLVKRPARNSAEKWDALLYRHGLEGDSQVEAMLDKTICAMSSVFIGAPGSTFTEDILRLRKDWGSASMCDEYLCQGEEPNFIADNE from the exons ATGGAGAGAGATTCGTCTTCGTCAGACGAAGACGACGATCGCCAGAACCTGATCGAGCAAAACGACACCAAGCACCATTATTCTCCTCCACCAGCTCAAAATCAAGATCAACCTCCATCTACCTTCCACATTAGTGTCAATGATTTCCACTTAGACACAATACGGCGGCGTTTCCTCCATTTCCTCCACAACAAAAGGTGCCTCTTCGCCATTCTCCTCCCTCTCCTCATCctcattctctttttctccaCCGACCTCCGCCACCTCTTCTCCTTCTCCTCCGATCTCCGTCTCGACTCCCTCTCCTCTCGCGATCGCATGCGCGAATCCGAGCTTCAAGCTCTCTATTTGctcaaacaacaacaattaGGGCTTTTCACTTTGTGGAACCACACTCACACTCTCCCTCTCCCTAAATCTAACTCCAATTCCACTTCCACTTCCAATTACTCCCAATCTGACCTTAACCTCGCTGTGCTCAACCAGATTTCATTGAACAGACAAATTCAACAAATTCTCTTATCGCCACACCGCACCGGAGACTCCTCCGAACCCATCGATGTGTCCGATCCTCGTTTCGGGTTCGACACGTGTGCCAAGGTGGGTCAGAAGAACAAGAACGAGCGAAGAACCATTGAATGGAAACCGAAACCGAATAAATACTTGTTTGCGATTTGCTTATCGGGGCAAATGTCCAACCATTTGATTTGCTTGGAGAAGCACATGTTCTTCGCTGCTTTGCTTAACCGGGTTTTGGTCATTCCCAGTTCCAAATTCGATTACCAATACGATAGGGTATTGGATTTCGATCATATAAATAAATGCCTAGGACGAAAGGTGATCATTTCGTTTGAAGATTTATTGGAGGCAAAGAAGAATCACTTGCATGTAGATaggttattttgttatttttcgcTGCCTCAGCCTTGTTATTTGGATGAGGAACACATCAAAAAGCTCAAATCTATAGGGGTTTCGATGGGGAAGCCTGAACCCATTTGGAAAGAGGATATTAGGAACCCCAATAAGAGGACTGTGCAAGATGTAGAGTCCAAATTCTCATCGGATGAGGATGTGATTGCAATAGGGGATGTTTTCTTTGCGGATTTGGAGCAAGATTGGGTAATGCAGCCTGGTGGTCCCATTGCTCATCAATGCAAGACGCTGATCGAACCCAGTCGGCTTATTATGCTAACTGCCCAGCGTTTTGTTCAGACTTTCTTGGGAAAAAATTTCGTTGCTCTACATTTCCGGAGACATGGGTTTTTGAAGTTCTG CAATGTCAAAACGCACAGTTGCTTTTTCCCCATTCCCCAAGCTGCAGACTGCATCACCCAAGTAGTTGAAAAAGCCGGTGCACCGGTCATATATCTCTCAACTGATGCAGCAGAAAGTGAAACTAGTTTGCTGCAGTCGCTAGTTGTGCTGAATGGAAAGGCTGTACCACTTGTTAAAAGGCCTGCTCGTAATTCAGCTGAAAAATGGGATGCTTTGTTATACAGACATGGTCTTGAGGGTGACTCTCAG GTGGAAGCTATGCTGGATAAGACAATCTGTGCCATGTCAAGTGTGTTCATAGGAGCCCCTGGGTCCACTTTCACAGAGGACATCTTGCGACTCCGGAAGGATTGGGGGTCGGCATCTATGTGTGATGAGTACCTCTGCCAAGGTGAAGAGCCAAACTTTATAGCAGATAATGAATGA
- the LOC115992813 gene encoding TMV resistance protein N-like, with protein sequence MAQKTCSSSSSSNQAWSYDVFVSFRGKDTHYKFTDHLFAALDRSGIHSFEDNRKLERGKDIWTELEKAIQKSRIAVIVFSENYADSRWCLEELGKIMECKRNLQQIVLPVFYEVDPSHLRNQKGSLEKAFVRHEKRFGVGKVDRWRAALIEAASLSGWDSQNLAHRSESKFIEEIIEYIVSKLNEMTHLTVAPYPVGIESRVQELNKLLSSSSSEVCMVGIWGIGGIGKTTIAKAIYNQLQRNFDGSCFLANVGGDSKHPKGLIHLQEKILSSIHANDNRKITLVDQGTTVLKDRAWCKRVLLVLDNVDHQDQLDKLAIRRSYFQPGSIIIITTRDKSMLKLAKVDESKIYMPPTLDYHESIKLFSWHAFEKDHPNEDYAELSEQVIGYARGLPLVLKVLGSNLSDKSIDEWEGTLETLKVIPDKEIQEKLMVSFNSLCDTQKELFLDLACFIVGMKKKYAFKILRDSYSGLKSDLGVLARQCLVAIDCSNRLTMHDMIRDMGREVARKERSRLWNHEDVLDVLEHDKERKLVKGIMLNCPGVHDLQVDAKAFSKMHQLRVLQLNYARLKGNFQCPSKKLRYLEWYGFPIESIPADLYLENLVALYMPYSSLIELWTGTKILKKLKFLDVSHSYHLRRTPDFSGIDNLEVLLLNNCTNLVEVHESVIDLSKLVTLDLKDRKNLWKLPLGIYNLKSRVNLSGCTKLDMVPSFGFKSPLTIFYSLRISSEVPLGSVGFIRKLLTQKGKRRRLESAVTHHPFHSQPPELIRPNLACCENLSQLSFEICQDLELIFARKISKSSSILNFQPGSKMRQIILKFQHDMEFPLPAGIDISKGLPPPVNDNVEVRVIPHAFLETFYHLRNLLSLVLGDGSNQLKHYANMNPI encoded by the exons ATGGCCCAAAAAACCTGTTCTTCTTCATCCTCATCCAACCAAGCATGGAGTTACGATGTCTTTGTCAGTTTCCGTGGCAAAGATACCCACTATAAGTTTACCGACCACCTATTTGCCGCGTTGGACCGGAGCGGGATTCACAGCTTTGAAGATAACAGAAAGCTTGAGAGAGGGAAAGATATCTGGACCGAGCTAGAGAAGGCAATACAGAAGTCCAGGATTGCTGTTATAGTCTTTTCGGAAAACTATGCTGATTCGAGATGGTGTCTCGAAGAGCTGGGGAAGATCATGGAATGCAAACGGAATCTGCAACAAATTGTGCTGCCCGTTTTCTACGAGGTTGATCCTTCCCACCTTCGAAATCAGAAGGGGAGTTTAGAGAAAGCGTTTGTCAGGCATGAGAAGCGTTTTGGGGTAGGCAAGGTGGACAGGTGGAGGGCTGCTTTGATTGAGGCCGCAAGCTTGTCTGGCTGGGACTCGCAAAATCTTGCACATCG TTCTGAGTCAAAATTTATAGAAGAAATTATTGAATACATTGTCAGCAAACTAAATGAGATGACACACCTTACTGTTGCACCCTATCCAGTTGGGATTGAGTCTCGAGTGCAGGAACTCAATAAGCTGTTAAGTAGTAGTTCAAGTGAAGTTTGCATGGTTGGAATTTGGGGGATTGGCGGCATTGGCAAAACAACAATTGCCAAAGCCATATATAACCAACTACAAAGAAACTTTGATGGAAGTTGCTTTCTTGCAAACGTAGGAGGAGATTCTAAGCACCCAAAAGGTCTGATTCATTTACAGGAGAAAATTCTCTCTAGCATCCATGCAAATGACAATAGAAAaattacacttgttgatcaagGAACTACGGTTTTGAAAGATAGAGCATGGTGTAAAAGggttcttcttgttcttgataATGTGGATCACCAGGACCAATTAGATAAACTGGCCATTAGGCGAAGTTATTTTCAACCAGGAAGTATAATTATCATTACAACAAGAGATAAGTCTATGCTCAAATTGGCTAAGGTGGATGAGTCTAAGATATATATGCCACCGACATTGGATTACCATGAGTCTATTAAGCTCTTCAGTTGGCATGCATTTGAAAAAGACCATCCTAATGAAGATTATGCAGAGTTGTCAGAGCAAGTAATAGGTTATGCTAGAGGGCTTCCATTGGTACTTAAAGTTTTGGGTTCCAATTTGTCTGACAAGAGCATAGATGAATGGGAAGGTACATTGGAAACATTAAAAGTAATACCTGACAAAGAAATTCAAGAGAAGCTTATGGTGAGTTTTAATTCACTATGTGACACACAGAAAGAGTTGTTTCTAGATCTTGCATGCTTCATTGttggaatgaaaaaaaagtatgCTTTCAAAATACTCCGAGACTCATATTCAGGCCTTAAAAGTGATCTAGGGGTTTTGGCCCGTCAATGTCTTGTAGCAATTGATTGCTCGAATCGGTTGacaatgcatgatatgattaGAGACATGGGTAGAGAAGTTGCCCGCAAAGAACGCAGCCGACTATGGAATCATGAGGATGTCCTTGATGTATTGGAACATGACAAG GAAAGAAAATTAGTTAAAGGCATCATGCTAAATTGTCCTGGGGTTCACGATTTGCAAGTTGATGCCAAAGCCTTTTCGAAGATGCATCAGCTAAGAGTGCTTCAACTAAATTATGCACGCTTGAAGGGGAACTTCCAATGTCCTTCCAAGAAGCTAAGATATCTAGAATGGTATGGGTTCCCTATAGAATCCATACCAGCGGACTTGTACTTGGAAAATCTTGTTGCTCTTTACATGCCCTATAGTAGCTTGATAGAACTTTGGACAGGAACCAAG ATTctgaaaaagttgaaatttcTTGATGTCAGTCATTCCTATCACCTAAGGAGAACACCAGATTTCTCAGGCATAGATAATCTGGAGGTGCTGCTTCTTAATAATTGTACTAATTTGGTCGAGGTTCACGAGTCTGTTATCGATCTCAGCAAGCTAGTTACTTTGGATCTTAAAGACCGTAAAAACCTTTGGAAGCTTCCCCTAGGTATTTACAATTTAAAGTCTCGTGTAAACCTTTCTGGCTGCACAAAGCTAGACATGGTACCGAGCTTTGGATTCAAATCGCcattaacaatattttattcACTCCGTATATCTTCTGAAGTTCCATTGGGAAGTGTCGGTTTTATCAGAAAGCTTTTAACGCAGAAG GGAAAGCGAAGGCGCTTGGAGAGTGCAGTAACTCATCATCCTTTTCATTCACAACCACCGGAACTAATTCGACCGAATCTTGCATGCTGTGAAAATCTCTCCCAGCTTTCCTTCGAAATTTGTCAGGATCtggagcttatttttgctagaAAAATCAGCAAAAGCAGTTCAATTCTGAATTTTCAACCGGGTAGCAAAATGAGACAGATCATCCTGAAGTTCCAGCACGACATGGAGTTTCCTCTCCCAGCTGGTATTGACATTTCCAAGGGGCTTCCTCCACCAGTTAATGACAATGTTGAGGTTCGTGTAATCCCACATGCTTTTCTGGAAACTTTCTATCATCTACGTAATTTATTGTCCCTAGTACTTGGTGATGGCTCAAACCAGTTGAAGCATTATGCAAACATGAATCCTATCTAA
- the LOC115988942 gene encoding uncharacterized protein LOC115988942 produces the protein MGVKGANEVPEELDHWSSVTSKIYLSRLLTFNFLNQLPIRQLSGCTRLQSVEVAEELDRLSSLTSKIYPSRLQVTFNFLNQLTSFDLSLCRRFQSLDELPTGLQAMDASNTTSLVWIFTGLNWELSKQLQCFGCSKVLKKNRTSNPKNKLLNELIATDSFSVFRPGGEFPDWFDALVLS, from the exons ATGGGAGTAAAAGGTGCGAATGAAGTCCCAGAGGAACTTGATCATTGGAGTTCGGTTACTAGTAAAATCTATCTAAGTCGTTTGCTTACATTCAATTTCCTTAATCAACTCCCGATTCGTCAATTGAGCGGATGCACAAGATTACAATCAGTTGAAGTCGCAGAGGAACTTGATCGTTTGAGTTCGCTTACTAGTAAAATCTATCCAAGTCGTTTGCAAGTTACATTCAATTTCCTTAATCAACTCACGAGTTTTGATTTGAGCCTATGCAGAAGATTTCAATCACTTGATGAGCTTCCAACAGGTTTACAAGCGATGGATGCAAGCAACACCACGTCCCTTGTATGGATTTTTACTGGACTAAATTGGGAACTATCAAAACAGCTGCAATGTTTTGGCTGCTCCAAAGTGCTCAAGAAGAATCGTACTAGTAACCCAAAAAACAAGCTTCTCAAT GAATTGATTGCAACCGATAGTTTTAGTGTTTTCCGCCCTGGGGGTGAGTTTCCAGACTGGTTTGACGCCCTGGTG CTTTCATGA